Proteins found in one Salvia splendens isolate huo1 chromosome 10, SspV2, whole genome shotgun sequence genomic segment:
- the LOC121750507 gene encoding calmodulin-binding protein 25-like, which yields MASYDHLLAEQQWSYRPVYPDTWLSDLFTIENETLTKALHTSISGAEISSGMLHSVYSKAETTPTVSGVSENEALVSKQRRRVAPIAGGRVGKRKPRPSKRAATTTFYNADPENFMWMVQEVTGAKIGGSSASTSAVSRPEPRRAAEGFPTLDTSAAFMLDASASYAAAATGGGAREHYFDSLSNFPTLESWEA from the coding sequence ATGGCGTCTTACGATCATCTCCTGGCGGAGCAGCAGTGGTCCTACCGCCCGGTGTATCCCGACACATGGCTTTCCGATCTATTTACAATCGAAAACGAAACCCTAACGAAGGCGCTGCACACCTCCATCTCCGGCGCCGAGATCTCATCCGGAATGCTGCACTCTGTCTACTCCAAGGCGGAGACGACGCCGACGGTCTCCGGCGTGTCGGAGAACGAGGCTCTCGTCTCGAAGCAGCGGCGGCGAGTGGCTCCGATCGCCGGCGGCAGGGTGGGGAAGCGCAAGCCGCGGCCGTCGAAGCGCGCGGCGACAACGACGTTCTACAACGCGGATCCGGAGAACTTCATGTGGATGGTGCAGGAGGTGACCGGCGCGAAGATCGGCGGCTCGAGCGCTTCCACTTCGGCGGTGTCTAGACCGGAGCCGCGGAGAGCGGCGGAGGGATTTCCGACGCTGGACACGTCGGCGGCGTTCATGCTCGACGCCTCGGCTTCGTACGCCGCGGCGGCGACCGGCGGCGGAGCGAGGGAGCATTACTTTGACTCTCTCAGTAATTTCCCCACGCTTGAATCGTGGGAGGCTTAG